One genomic window of Arachis hypogaea cultivar Tifrunner chromosome 8, arahy.Tifrunner.gnm2.J5K5, whole genome shotgun sequence includes the following:
- the LOC112706399 gene encoding uncharacterized protein translates to MSSDVENAMRLQQEEKKGILMSCPSSLGLGTSGSEMASSNSEPSNVANPFLASSAWDPLTPLTQLQTTNTTTLVGDPSTSSIPIPIPMVSHHNNEFSNSLLYTLVLENQQAPHIVQYMSRDMVPIPKVQVPVSYGSGSFSEMVGSFLQSPNSEHSQGEGEGEDSGSAPSGNRRRKRGHEHNNNSTFSPNKNAEDCSGKRKNQDDEKKAKVEENKDKSGQSGETPKENFIHVRARRGQATNSHSLAERVRREKISERMRLLQELVPGCNKITGKAVMLDEIINYVQSLQQQVEFLSMKLATVNPELNLDLERILSKDILQSRIGGYGGGISCSQAFPSSSFQGTLVPMPTTSNQLPPLPQSLLDHEFQNLYGMSYDSSTALGNMGHNGGSKPEL, encoded by the exons ATGAGTAGTGATGTTGAAAATGCCATGAGGCTTCAACAGGAAGAGAAAAAGGGCATTCTGATGAGTTGTCCTTCTTCATTGGGTTTGGGGACAAGTGGTTCAGAAATGGCAAGTTCTAATTCTGAGCCTTCAAATGTAGCTAATCCCTTTCTTGCTTCCTCTGCTTGGGATCCTCTTACTCCTTTAACTCAACTTCAAACTACTAATACTACTACTCTTGTTGGAGACCCTTCTACTTCTTCAATACCAATACCAATACCAATGGTTTCTCATCATAATAATGAATTCTCCAACTCATTGTTGTACACTCTTGTTTTGGAAAACCAGCAGGCTCCCCACATTGTTCAATACATGTCTAGAGATATGGTTCCAATCCCCAAGGTTCAGGTTCCTGTATCCTATGGAAGTGGGAGCTTCTCTGAAATGGTTGGCTCCTTTCTCCAATCTCCAAACAGTGAGCACTCAcagggagaaggagaaggagaagattCAGGATCAGCACctagtggaaatagaagaagaaagagaggccATGAACATAATAATAACTCTACTTTCAGTCCAAACAAG aATGCTGAAGATTGTTCTGGGAAGAGAAAAAATCAAGATGATGAGAAGaaagcaaaagtggaagaaaataaagacaaaagtgGTCAAAGTGGAGAAACACCTAAAGAGAATTTCATTCATGTGAGAGCAAGAAGAGGCCAAGCTACTAACAGTCACAGCCTTGCAGAAAGG GTAAGGAGAGAAAAGATTAGTGAGCGAATGAGGTTGCTTCAAGAACTTGTTCCAGGATGCAACAAG ATAACTGGCAAAGCAGTGATGCTTGATGAGATTATAAACTATGTGCAATCATTGCAACAGCAGGTTGAG TTTTTGTCCATGAAACTTGCCACTGTGAACCCAGAGCTGAATTTGGACCTAGAGCGGATTCTCTCAAAAGAT attCTGCAATCACGAATTGGTGGATATGGTGGTGGTATAAGCTGCTCTCAAGCATTCCCTAGTTCCAGCTTCCAAGGAACACTAGTGCCCATGCCTACCACTTCAAATCAACTCCCTCCCTTGCCTCAG AGTCTGTTGGACCATGAATTCCAAAACTTGTATGGAATGAGCTATGATTCTAGTACAGCTCTTGGGAACATGGGGCACAATG GAGGATCCAAACCAGAGTTATAG